One window of Ictalurus punctatus breed USDA103 chromosome 22, Coco_2.0, whole genome shotgun sequence genomic DNA carries:
- the tcima gene encoding transcriptional and immune response regulator a: MATYTRSDSCRVCPSARANRFDTARRKRAAPNIFEHVSEDALARLFRKAGDAKAEERVRSIFSCANDPDETARALMALKQRKKDKFLQIARALRGLLKLR, encoded by the coding sequence ATGGCGACCTACACGAGATCAGACAGCTGCCGGGTTTGTCCGTCTGCGCGCGCAAACCGCTTCGACACGGCGCGCCGCAAGCGCGCGGCCCCCAACATCTTCGAGCACGTGAGCGAGGATGCGCTCGCGCGGCTCTTCCGCAAAGCCGGCGACGCGAAGGCCGAGGAGCGCGTGCGGAGCATCTTCTCGTGCGCCAATGACCCGGACGAGACCGCGCGCGCCCTGATGGCGCTCAAGCAGCGCAAGAAGGACAAGTTCCTGCAGATCGCGCGCGCACTCCGCGGCCTGCTGAAGCTGCGCTGA